A genomic window from Micromonospora ferruginea includes:
- the gyrB gene encoding DNA topoisomerase (ATP-hydrolyzing) subunit B: MAAEDNKKYGAESITVLEGLEAVRKRPGMYIGSTGERGLHHLVWEVVDNAVDEALAGYCDTIDVVLLADGGVRVTDNGRGFPVDLHPKLKKPGVEVALTVLHAGGKFDGKAYAVSGGLHGVGVSVVNALSTRMAVEIHKDGFVWRQRYDHSKPTPLEKGESTDRTGSAVSFWPDPDVFETVDFDFHTIYRRLQEMAFLTRGLTIHLLDERVPEDEEGKTREVTFHYEGGIADFVRHLNASKSPIHKTVVEFGSEETGMSVEIAMQWNESYGESVYTFANNINTHEGGTHEEGFRAALTSVVNRYGAEKKLLKGDERLSGEDIREGLAAIISVKLTDPQFEGQTKTKLGNTPVKGFVQRVCNESLVDWFDRNPAEAKTIITKASQAARARIAAQQARKLARRKSLLESGSMPGKLADCQSTDPRESEVFIVEGDSAGGSAKQGRDPRTQAILPIRGKILNVEKARIDRVLKNNEVQALITALGTGIHDDFDIEKLRYHKIVLMADADVDGQHIQTLLLTLLFRFMRPLVELGHVYLAAPPLYKIKWNKKGDDAQYAYSDRERDGLIALRQQKKANAKPDDIQRFKGLGEMNYPELWETTMNPATRTLRQVTLDDAATADELFSVLMGEDVEARRSFIQRNAKDVRFLDI; this comes from the coding sequence GTGGCAGCGGAGGACAACAAGAAGTACGGTGCCGAGTCCATCACCGTGCTCGAGGGCCTGGAAGCGGTCCGGAAGCGGCCCGGTATGTACATCGGGTCCACCGGCGAGCGCGGCCTGCACCACCTGGTGTGGGAGGTCGTCGACAACGCGGTGGACGAGGCGCTGGCCGGCTACTGCGACACCATCGACGTGGTGCTGCTGGCCGACGGGGGCGTCCGGGTCACCGACAACGGCCGAGGCTTCCCGGTCGACCTGCACCCCAAGCTGAAGAAGCCGGGTGTCGAGGTCGCGCTGACCGTGCTGCACGCGGGCGGCAAGTTCGACGGCAAGGCGTACGCGGTCTCCGGCGGCCTGCACGGCGTCGGCGTCTCCGTGGTCAACGCGCTCTCCACCCGGATGGCCGTGGAGATCCACAAGGACGGCTTCGTCTGGCGGCAGCGCTACGACCACTCCAAGCCGACCCCGCTGGAGAAGGGCGAGTCGACCGACCGCACCGGCTCCGCGGTCTCCTTCTGGCCCGACCCGGACGTCTTCGAGACGGTCGACTTCGACTTCCACACCATCTACCGGCGCCTGCAGGAGATGGCCTTCCTCACCCGTGGCCTCACCATCCACCTGCTCGACGAGCGGGTGCCGGAGGACGAGGAGGGCAAGACCCGCGAGGTCACCTTCCACTACGAGGGCGGCATCGCCGACTTCGTCCGGCACCTGAACGCCTCGAAGAGCCCGATCCACAAGACGGTGGTCGAGTTCGGTTCCGAGGAGACCGGCATGTCGGTCGAGATCGCCATGCAGTGGAACGAGTCCTACGGCGAGTCGGTCTACACCTTCGCCAACAACATCAACACCCACGAGGGCGGCACCCACGAGGAGGGCTTCCGGGCGGCGCTGACCAGCGTGGTCAACCGCTACGGCGCGGAGAAGAAGCTGCTCAAGGGCGACGAGCGCCTCTCCGGGGAGGACATCCGCGAGGGCCTGGCCGCGATCATCTCGGTCAAGCTGACCGACCCGCAGTTCGAGGGGCAGACCAAGACCAAGCTGGGCAACACCCCGGTCAAGGGCTTCGTCCAGCGGGTCTGCAACGAGTCGCTGGTCGACTGGTTCGACCGCAACCCGGCCGAGGCCAAGACGATCATCACCAAGGCGTCCCAGGCCGCCCGCGCCCGCATCGCCGCCCAGCAGGCGCGCAAGCTGGCCCGGCGCAAGTCGCTGCTGGAGTCCGGCTCGATGCCGGGCAAGCTGGCCGACTGCCAGTCGACCGACCCGCGCGAGTCCGAGGTCTTCATCGTCGAGGGCGACTCGGCCGGCGGCTCGGCGAAGCAGGGCCGCGACCCGCGCACCCAGGCGATCCTGCCCATCCGCGGCAAGATCCTCAACGTGGAGAAGGCCCGGATCGACCGGGTGCTGAAGAACAACGAGGTGCAGGCGCTGATCACCGCGCTGGGCACCGGCATCCACGACGACTTCGACATCGAGAAGCTGCGCTACCACAAGATCGTGCTGATGGCCGACGCCGACGTGGACGGCCAGCACATCCAGACGCTGCTGCTCACCCTGCTGTTCCGCTTCATGCGGCCGCTGGTCGAGCTGGGTCACGTCTACCTGGCCGCCCCGCCGCTCTACAAGATCAAGTGGAACAAGAAGGGCGACGACGCCCAGTACGCGTACTCGGACCGGGAACGTGACGGGCTGATCGCGCTGCGCCAGCAGAAGAAGGCCAACGCCAAGCCGGACGACATCCAGCGGTTCAAGGGTCTCGGTGAGATGAACTACCCCGAGCTCTGGGAGACCACGATGAACCCGGCCACCCGCACGCTGCGCCAGGTCACGCTGGACGACGCCGCCACCGCGGACGAGCTGTTCAGCGTCCTGATGGGCGAGGACGTCGAGGCACGCCGGTCGTTCATCCAGCGCAACGCCAAGGACGTGCGGTTCCTGGACATCTGA
- the gyrA gene encoding intein-containing DNA gyrase subunit A: MTDTPESTPNEPETPETPTAVVQHDRIEPVGLEVEMQRSYLDYAMSVIVGRALPDVRDGLKPVHRKILYAMFDSGYRPDRGYVKCSRVVGDVMGQFHPHGDSAIYDALVRMAQPWSLRYPLVDGNGNFGSPGNDPAAAMRYCVTADVRIRTFDGSVRMGDVVPDAAPSSETDIELKVRDRNGDLVRASKFFHSGEHPTLRLRTREGYELTGTHNHPVLCLVNVAGVPTLLWKLLAEVSRGDRVVLQRTVPDEIGYPMLEHVEAAVLAGAYVSEGWTSGDRVGFDNCDREFFVRVLAAYDLAVGGRRWVGTETTVTGKTLHKLRGWISDFAGSALGELVGARSAAKFVPEFVWRGPAAVKRAFLQALFEGDGSSSLLPRHTIQVSYSTRSERLAREVQQLLLEFGVISRQCRYEDGEIKVVITNRRDARIFAAHVGFLGRKQAKLESELASVPATSTALSGDMVPFVGDFIREHGATRWTERDWLRRHNVDRVERWERDRDEIAARITEPGILDVVEPLVDGRFYYAEVTEVTDAGARPVYSIRVDTDDHSFVSDGFVSHNTECKLDPLAMEMLRDIDEDTVDLQDNYDGRAKEPTILPSRIPNLLINGSEGIAVGMATKIPPHNLREIGAAVQWCLENPEADEATTLEALLEIVKGPDFPTHGLIVGQQAIQDAYRTGRGSIRMRAVVEVEEDKRGRPALVVSELPYQVNPDNLAERIAELIKEGKLAGIADIRDESSGRTGMRIVLVLKRDAVAKVVLNNLYKHTQLQETFGANMLALVDGVPRTLNLAQFIRYYVEHQIEVIRRRTAFRLRKAEERAHILRGLSKALDALDEVIALIRRSPTVEDARQGLIRLLEIDEVQATAILDMQLRRLAALERQRILDDLAKLEVEIADLKDILAKPERQRKIVSDELGEIVAKWGDDRRTKIIPFDGEVSMEDLIAREDVVVTITRTGYAKRTKVDLYRSQRRGGKGVSGATLRQDDIVSHFFVCSTHDWILFFTNKGRVYRAKAYELPEASRVAKGQHVANLLAFQPDEQIAQIIEIPNYQVAPYLVLATKNGLVKKTRLEEFDSNRSGGIIAVNLRDEDELVGAVLVAPEDDLLLVSKNAQAIRFNATDEALRPMGRATSGVIGMRFSGEDELLAVEVVREGLDVLVATNGGYAKRTPIEEYPVQGRGGKGVLTAKITERRGGLVGAAVIDPEDELFAITSNGGVIRTPVKPVRRTRDRNTMGVKLMDLPDGVTIVAIARNADEPDEQD, from the coding sequence GTGACCGATACTCCCGAGTCCACCCCGAACGAGCCGGAGACCCCGGAGACACCGACCGCGGTCGTCCAGCACGACCGGATCGAGCCGGTCGGCCTCGAGGTCGAGATGCAGCGCTCGTACCTCGACTACGCGATGAGCGTCATCGTCGGGCGCGCCCTGCCGGACGTCCGGGACGGGCTCAAGCCGGTCCACCGCAAGATCCTCTACGCCATGTTCGACTCCGGCTACCGGCCGGACCGCGGCTACGTGAAGTGCTCCCGCGTCGTCGGTGACGTGATGGGCCAGTTCCACCCGCACGGCGACTCGGCCATCTACGACGCGCTGGTCCGGATGGCGCAGCCGTGGTCGCTGCGCTACCCGCTGGTCGACGGCAACGGCAACTTCGGTTCGCCCGGTAACGACCCGGCCGCCGCGATGAGGTACTGCGTTACGGCAGATGTCCGTATTCGTACTTTTGATGGCAGTGTCCGGATGGGCGACGTCGTGCCGGACGCCGCGCCGAGCAGCGAGACCGACATTGAGCTCAAGGTCCGCGATCGCAACGGCGACCTGGTCCGCGCCTCGAAGTTCTTCCACTCCGGCGAGCACCCCACGCTGCGGCTGCGTACCCGCGAGGGGTACGAGCTGACCGGCACCCACAACCACCCGGTGCTCTGTCTGGTGAACGTGGCCGGCGTGCCGACCCTGCTCTGGAAGCTGCTCGCCGAGGTTTCACGCGGTGACCGCGTGGTCCTCCAGCGCACCGTGCCGGACGAGATCGGCTACCCGATGCTGGAGCACGTCGAGGCGGCCGTGCTTGCGGGTGCCTACGTGAGTGAGGGTTGGACCTCCGGTGACCGGGTTGGCTTCGACAACTGCGACCGGGAGTTCTTCGTCCGGGTCCTCGCCGCCTACGACCTCGCGGTCGGCGGTCGGCGCTGGGTCGGCACCGAGACGACCGTTACTGGTAAGACGCTGCACAAGCTACGGGGATGGATCTCCGATTTTGCGGGATCTGCTCTTGGCGAGCTGGTCGGCGCGCGTAGCGCCGCCAAGTTCGTGCCGGAGTTCGTCTGGCGTGGGCCGGCCGCGGTGAAGCGGGCCTTCCTCCAGGCGCTGTTCGAGGGCGACGGCTCGTCGTCGCTGCTGCCGCGCCACACGATCCAGGTCTCGTACTCGACCCGCAGTGAGCGCCTGGCCCGCGAGGTGCAGCAGCTCCTGCTGGAGTTCGGCGTCATCAGCCGGCAGTGCCGGTACGAGGACGGCGAGATCAAGGTCGTGATCACCAACCGGCGCGACGCGCGGATCTTCGCCGCCCACGTCGGGTTCCTCGGCCGCAAGCAGGCCAAGCTGGAGTCGGAGCTGGCCTCGGTGCCGGCGACCAGCACCGCGCTCTCCGGCGACATGGTGCCGTTCGTCGGTGACTTCATCCGGGAGCACGGCGCGACGCGCTGGACCGAGCGCGACTGGCTGCGTCGGCACAACGTGGACCGAGTGGAACGGTGGGAGCGGGACCGCGACGAGATCGCCGCCCGGATCACCGAGCCGGGGATCCTCGACGTGGTCGAGCCGTTGGTCGACGGCCGGTTCTACTACGCCGAGGTGACCGAGGTCACCGACGCGGGGGCCCGGCCGGTCTACAGCATCCGGGTCGACACCGACGACCACTCCTTCGTCTCCGACGGTTTCGTCAGCCACAACACCGAGTGCAAGCTCGACCCGCTGGCCATGGAGATGCTGCGGGACATCGACGAGGACACCGTCGACCTCCAGGACAACTACGACGGCCGGGCCAAGGAGCCCACGATCCTGCCGTCGCGGATCCCGAACCTGCTGATCAACGGCTCCGAGGGCATCGCGGTCGGCATGGCCACCAAGATCCCGCCGCACAACCTGCGGGAGATCGGCGCGGCGGTGCAGTGGTGCCTGGAGAACCCGGAGGCCGACGAGGCGACCACGCTGGAAGCCCTGCTGGAGATCGTCAAGGGCCCGGACTTCCCGACCCACGGCCTGATCGTCGGGCAACAGGCCATCCAGGACGCCTACCGGACCGGGCGCGGCTCGATCCGGATGCGCGCGGTGGTCGAGGTCGAGGAGGACAAGCGGGGCCGGCCGGCGCTGGTGGTCAGCGAGCTGCCCTACCAGGTCAACCCGGACAACCTCGCCGAGCGGATCGCCGAGCTGATCAAGGAGGGCAAGCTCGCCGGCATCGCCGACATCCGGGACGAGTCCTCCGGGCGTACCGGCATGCGGATCGTGCTGGTGCTCAAGCGTGACGCGGTCGCCAAGGTGGTGCTGAACAACCTCTACAAGCACACCCAGCTCCAGGAGACGTTCGGCGCCAACATGCTGGCGCTGGTCGACGGGGTGCCGCGCACGCTCAACCTGGCGCAGTTCATCCGCTACTACGTCGAGCACCAGATCGAGGTCATCCGCCGGCGGACCGCGTTCCGGCTGCGCAAGGCGGAGGAGCGGGCGCACATCCTGCGGGGCCTGTCCAAGGCGTTGGACGCCCTGGACGAGGTGATCGCGCTGATCCGGCGCTCGCCCACCGTGGAGGACGCGCGGCAGGGCCTGATCCGGCTGCTGGAGATCGACGAGGTCCAGGCGACCGCGATCCTGGACATGCAGCTACGCCGCCTGGCCGCGCTGGAGCGTCAGCGGATCCTGGACGACCTGGCCAAGCTCGAGGTGGAGATCGCCGATCTCAAGGACATCCTGGCCAAGCCGGAGCGGCAGCGGAAGATCGTCTCCGACGAGCTGGGCGAGATCGTCGCCAAGTGGGGTGACGACCGGCGCACCAAGATCATCCCGTTCGACGGCGAGGTCTCGATGGAGGACCTTATCGCCCGCGAGGACGTGGTCGTGACGATCACCCGCACCGGGTACGCGAAGCGGACGAAGGTCGACCTCTACCGGTCGCAGCGCCGTGGCGGCAAGGGCGTGAGCGGGGCGACGCTCCGGCAGGACGACATCGTGAGTCACTTCTTCGTATGCTCTACCCACGACTGGATCCTGTTCTTCACGAACAAGGGTCGGGTCTACCGGGCGAAGGCGTACGAGCTTCCCGAGGCCAGTAGGGTGGCCAAGGGCCAGCACGTGGCCAACCTGCTCGCGTTCCAACCGGACGAGCAGATCGCGCAGATCATCGAAATCCCGAACTACCAGGTGGCGCCCTACCTGGTACTGGCCACGAAGAACGGCCTGGTGAAGAAGACGCGGCTCGAGGAGTTCGACTCCAACCGTTCCGGCGGCATCATCGCGGTCAACCTGCGCGATGAGGACGAGCTGGTCGGTGCGGTCCTGGTGGCGCCGGAGGACGACCTGTTGCTGGTTTCGAAGAACGCGCAGGCGATCCGCTTCAACGCCACCGACGAGGCCCTGCGTCCGATGGGCCGCGCCACCTCGGGGGTGATCGGGATGCGCTTCAGCGGTGAGGACGAGTTGCTCGCCGTCGAGGTCGTCCGGGAAGGTCTGGACGTTCTGGTCGCGACGAACGGGGGCTACGCGAAACGTACCCCGATCGAGGAATACCCGGTCCAGGGCCGGGGAGGTAAAGGCGTGTTGACTGCCAAGATCACCGAGCGACGGGGTGGTCTGGTCGGCGCGGCCGTGATCGATCCGGAGGACGAGCTGTTCGCCATCACGAGCAACGGCGGCGTCATCCGGACTCCGGTGAAGCCTGTACGCCGTACGCGTGACCGGAACACAATGGGGGTCAAGCTGATGGACCTCCCGGACGGCGTGACTATCGTGGCGATTGCTCGCAATGCCGACGAGCCTGACGAACAGGACTAG
- a CDS encoding DUF3566 domain-containing protein — protein MTETQAKSGNKGTSATPVEEDAAQSGTPATGRAAVGRATVPADAPAPKFTRAPGMAPPPDKPTEGSESREATETKVDAPTSADGLAAPAAARPATSTPPTKATATARPSTGTTGTQPRIGAGLGTAPKVTPEAARPTGGGPGAGTGTAQGRPANGGGLPPGIGGAAAVGAARVGEAVRAARTSVSSAASRGPRRARLNLKRIDPWSVMKFAFAVSVVLFIVVVVATSVLYLALDAMGVFKSVNDSLTDLVNAGGQSGGGGFRVTAKGVILTSALIGLVNVVLFTALATLSAFVYNVCADLVGGIELTLAERD, from the coding sequence ATGACGGAGACACAGGCGAAGTCGGGGAACAAGGGGACCTCGGCCACCCCGGTCGAGGAGGATGCCGCGCAGAGCGGCACACCAGCGACCGGCCGCGCGGCTGTGGGCCGGGCCACGGTCCCCGCCGACGCGCCTGCCCCGAAGTTCACCCGGGCCCCCGGCATGGCCCCGCCCCCCGACAAGCCGACCGAGGGCTCGGAATCCCGTGAGGCGACCGAGACCAAGGTCGACGCGCCGACGTCGGCCGACGGCCTGGCGGCCCCGGCCGCGGCCAGGCCCGCCACGAGCACACCGCCGACCAAGGCGACCGCGACCGCCCGGCCGTCCACCGGGACGACCGGCACCCAGCCGCGCATCGGCGCCGGCCTGGGCACCGCGCCGAAGGTGACGCCGGAGGCCGCCCGCCCGACCGGCGGCGGACCCGGCGCAGGCACCGGCACCGCCCAGGGTCGCCCCGCCAACGGGGGCGGCCTGCCGCCGGGCATCGGCGGGGCGGCGGCGGTCGGGGCCGCGCGCGTGGGCGAGGCGGTACGCGCCGCGCGTACCTCGGTCAGCTCGGCCGCCTCGCGCGGACCGCGCCGGGCCCGGCTGAACCTGAAGCGCATCGACCCGTGGTCCGTGATGAAGTTCGCATTCGCGGTCTCGGTGGTGCTCTTCATCGTGGTGGTCGTGGCCACCTCGGTGCTCTACCTCGCGCTCGACGCGATGGGGGTGTTCAAGAGCGTCAACGACAGCCTGACCGACCTGGTGAACGCCGGCGGCCAGAGCGGCGGCGGTGGCTTCCGCGTCACGGCCAAGGGCGTGATCCTGACGTCGGCGCTGATCGGCCTGGTCAACGTCGTGCTGTTCACCGCGTTGGCCACGCTGAGCGCGTTCGTCTACAACGTCTGCGCCGACCTGGTCGGCGGGATCGAGCTGACGCTCGCCGAACGGGACTGA
- a CDS encoding type II toxin-antitoxin system VapC family toxin — MGKRRMIVIDASVLADAVVDDGPVGDAARAELTGDPHWAAPSHLLVEVMSVIRGKVLGGKLGLARAQEAIDTLPSLVIDDVDIAMLLDRMWQLRGNVTAYDAAYVAAAELLACPLVTGDGRLAKASGVRCEFRLLAVS, encoded by the coding sequence ATGGGGAAGCGCCGCATGATCGTCATTGATGCGTCGGTTCTGGCCGATGCCGTGGTTGACGACGGGCCGGTCGGCGACGCGGCGCGGGCGGAGCTGACCGGAGATCCGCACTGGGCCGCTCCGAGTCATCTTCTGGTCGAGGTCATGTCGGTGATCAGGGGCAAGGTCCTCGGTGGGAAGCTGGGCCTTGCCCGGGCTCAGGAGGCGATCGACACCCTGCCCTCGTTGGTCATCGATGACGTTGACATCGCGATGCTGCTCGACCGGATGTGGCAGTTGCGGGGCAATGTCACGGCGTACGACGCGGCCTACGTCGCGGCGGCGGAGTTGTTGGCCTGCCCACTCGTGACCGGAGATGGTCGGCTCGCCAAGGCCAGCGGCGTCCGTTGCGAGTTCCGACTGCTCGCGGTGTCCTGA
- a CDS encoding FitA-like ribbon-helix-helix domain-containing protein: MVALQIRDVPEEVRDALAAQAKARGQSLQAYLLDLVETQARRLRNTAALDRFAGRSDGARSLPGESAGELNDQREQRGPWGSAA, translated from the coding sequence ATGGTTGCTCTCCAGATTCGGGACGTGCCGGAAGAAGTGCGAGACGCCCTGGCGGCGCAGGCCAAGGCGCGTGGGCAGTCACTCCAGGCGTACCTGCTGGATCTGGTGGAGACGCAGGCTCGGCGGCTGCGCAACACGGCGGCCCTCGATCGCTTCGCCGGCCGATCGGACGGTGCTCGCTCCCTACCGGGGGAAAGCGCGGGCGAGTTGAATGACCAGCGGGAGCAGCGCGGACCATGGGGAAGCGCCGCATGA
- a CDS encoding DLW-39 family protein, with protein MFKKLLILAGIVGVAAVVAKKVKASNDERALWHEATTAPDLR; from the coding sequence ATGTTCAAGAAGCTCCTGATCCTTGCCGGCATCGTCGGCGTCGCCGCCGTCGTGGCCAAGAAGGTCAAGGCCTCGAACGACGAGCGCGCCCTCTGGCACGAGGCCACCACCGCGCCCGACCTGCGCTGA
- a CDS encoding DUF721 domain-containing protein, with protein MPDDDEVRLPPARLGPGRDGGPAGRGGPAARTPGKPADGEPGAATEGTAGPELARAVLDAAKAKRQAAAGTRRRSAVRGDGEKRLRGYSGPGPDPRDPQPLGAVLDKLVKARGWQQPAAEATVFGAWEKVVGPEVAQHSRPVKLENGELTVEARSTAWATQLRLLAGSLLKQIASEVGHNVVRKLHIHGPAAPSWSRGPRRVRGRGPRDTYG; from the coding sequence GTGCCGGATGACGACGAGGTGCGGCTCCCGCCCGCCCGGCTGGGGCCGGGACGGGACGGGGGGCCGGCCGGCCGGGGCGGGCCCGCGGCGCGTACCCCCGGGAAGCCGGCGGACGGCGAGCCGGGCGCGGCGACGGAGGGCACGGCCGGGCCGGAGCTGGCCCGGGCGGTGCTGGACGCGGCGAAGGCCAAGCGTCAGGCCGCGGCCGGCACCCGGCGGCGCAGCGCGGTCCGCGGCGACGGTGAGAAGCGGCTGCGCGGCTACTCCGGCCCCGGGCCGGACCCGCGTGACCCGCAGCCGCTCGGCGCGGTGCTCGACAAGCTGGTCAAGGCGCGCGGCTGGCAGCAGCCGGCGGCCGAGGCGACCGTCTTCGGCGCCTGGGAGAAGGTGGTCGGCCCGGAGGTCGCCCAGCACAGCCGCCCGGTCAAGCTGGAGAACGGCGAGCTGACCGTGGAGGCCCGCTCGACCGCGTGGGCGACCCAGCTCCGGCTGCTGGCCGGTTCGCTGCTCAAGCAGATCGCCAGCGAGGTCGGCCACAACGTGGTGCGCAAGCTGCACATCCACGGCCCGGCGGCGCCGTCGTGGTCGCGCGGCCCCCGACGGGTACGCGGGCGCGGCCCGCGCGACACCTACGGCTGA
- a CDS encoding zinc finger domain-containing protein codes for MMHFELNEPRAAERFWEGMREIAAAATRHQDYELYAAIVTVGRAALSQGIELVPSGGLFLRCPVCSAVPGQRCINLPGHLLGDSQLHSERAVLAERVIRGEVPLPVPL; via the coding sequence ATGATGCATTTCGAATTGAACGAGCCCAGGGCTGCCGAGCGGTTCTGGGAGGGCATGCGAGAGATCGCCGCAGCCGCTACCCGACACCAGGACTACGAGCTGTACGCGGCCATCGTGACGGTGGGCCGGGCGGCCTTGTCGCAGGGTATTGAGCTGGTGCCGTCGGGTGGCTTGTTCCTCCGCTGTCCGGTGTGTTCCGCGGTGCCGGGCCAGCGTTGCATAAACCTGCCCGGCCACCTGCTGGGCGACAGCCAACTCCACTCCGAGCGGGCGGTGTTGGCGGAGCGGGTGATTCGAGGAGAGGTGCCTCTGCCGGTCCCCTTGTAG
- a CDS encoding ArsR/SmtB family transcription factor, which yields MVVRVGDLYQALADHTRRLILDELTERDGQTLFEICGRLATRHQVTSSRQAISQHLDVLEAAGLVITRRQGRYKFHHLDTRPLRAVAERWLGAEPRQETP from the coding sequence ATTGTGGTTCGGGTGGGTGACCTCTACCAGGCGCTGGCCGACCACACCCGCCGCCTGATCCTCGACGAGCTGACCGAACGCGACGGTCAGACCCTGTTCGAGATCTGCGGCCGGTTGGCCACCCGGCACCAGGTCACCTCGTCCCGGCAGGCGATCTCCCAGCATCTCGACGTGCTGGAGGCCGCCGGCCTGGTCATCACGCGCCGGCAGGGTCGCTACAAGTTCCACCACCTCGACACCCGGCCGCTGCGTGCTGTCGCCGAGCGATGGCTCGGTGCCGAACCCCGACAGGAGACGCCATGA
- a CDS encoding VOC family protein — protein sequence MRINLTSVYVDDQAKALRFYTEVLGFVKKTDVPTGEHRWLTVVSPDAPDGVELLLEPDAHPAAKAFKEALAGDGIPLTQFAVDDVAAEHERLRGLGVLFTQEPVDMGPVATAVFDDTCGNLIQIAQYK from the coding sequence ATGAGGATCAACCTGACCAGCGTGTACGTCGACGACCAGGCGAAGGCGCTGCGCTTCTACACCGAGGTGCTGGGCTTCGTGAAGAAGACGGACGTGCCGACCGGTGAGCACCGCTGGCTGACCGTCGTCTCACCGGACGCGCCGGACGGCGTCGAGCTGCTGCTGGAGCCCGACGCGCATCCGGCGGCCAAGGCGTTCAAGGAGGCGCTGGCGGGCGACGGCATCCCACTCACGCAGTTCGCGGTGGACGACGTCGCGGCCGAGCACGAACGGCTGCGCGGTCTCGGGGTGTTGTTCACCCAGGAGCCGGTCGACATGGGGCCGGTGGCGACCGCGGTGTTCGACGACACCTGCGGCAACCTGATCCAGATCGCGCAGTACAAGTAG
- a CDS encoding dienelactone hydrolase family protein — protein MAEILLFHHLQGRTDGVRALADALGAGGHTVHVPDLFDGELPASVEEGSALTKRIGGDALDERADRIAADLPPDLVYAGVSWGAAIAQRLAQTRPGARAALLYEACLPVTGEWAIGPWPDGVAVQVHGMERDPFFGLEGDVDAARELVSIVGPDRGELFVYPGDRHLFTDRSLPSYDAEATALAVSRSRDLLGRLG, from the coding sequence ATGGCCGAGATCCTCCTCTTCCACCACCTGCAGGGGCGCACCGACGGTGTCCGCGCGCTCGCCGACGCCCTCGGCGCCGGCGGACACACCGTGCACGTCCCCGACCTGTTCGACGGCGAGTTGCCGGCCAGCGTGGAGGAGGGCTCGGCGCTCACCAAGCGGATCGGCGGCGACGCCCTCGACGAACGCGCCGACCGGATCGCCGCCGACCTGCCTCCCGATCTCGTCTACGCCGGCGTCTCCTGGGGCGCGGCCATCGCCCAGCGGCTCGCCCAGACCCGGCCCGGCGCCCGCGCCGCCCTGCTCTACGAGGCCTGCCTGCCGGTCACCGGCGAGTGGGCGATCGGCCCCTGGCCCGACGGCGTGGCGGTGCAGGTCCACGGGATGGAGCGGGACCCGTTCTTCGGGCTGGAGGGCGACGTCGACGCCGCGCGCGAGCTGGTGTCGATCGTCGGCCCGGACCGGGGCGAGCTGTTCGTCTACCCCGGTGACCGGCACCTGTTCACCGACCGCTCGCTCCCGTCGTACGACGCCGAGGCGACCGCGCTGGCGGTGAGCCGCAGCCGCGACCTGCTGGGCCGGCTGGGCTGA
- a CDS encoding winged helix-turn-helix domain-containing protein, whose protein sequence is MSVNQRIPDYDLDDLLVVTAPEQLKALADPLRGTLLELLLERAATVNELAAAVDRPKSSVAYHVNQLVDAGLLRVVRTRRVRAIEERFYGRVARTFYVGALHRPEDKQVAAGINGLAEAAAEAAAAHAADELRCTLVHARIPIEDVREFWAEVQALARRFAQIPRAGEQVYGFAAGLYPTDAPTLPDPADPASDPQT, encoded by the coding sequence ATGTCGGTCAATCAGCGGATCCCGGACTACGACCTCGACGACCTGCTCGTGGTCACCGCCCCGGAGCAGTTGAAGGCGCTCGCCGACCCGCTGCGCGGCACCCTCCTGGAACTGCTCCTGGAGCGCGCGGCCACGGTCAACGAACTCGCCGCCGCCGTCGACCGGCCGAAGAGCAGCGTGGCCTACCACGTCAACCAACTGGTCGACGCCGGTCTGCTGCGGGTGGTGCGCACCCGCCGGGTCCGGGCGATCGAGGAGCGGTTCTACGGCCGCGTGGCCCGCACCTTCTACGTCGGTGCGCTCCACCGCCCGGAGGACAAGCAGGTCGCCGCCGGCATCAACGGACTCGCCGAGGCGGCGGCCGAGGCGGCCGCCGCGCACGCCGCCGACGAACTGCGGTGCACGCTGGTGCACGCCCGCATCCCGATCGAGGACGTACGCGAGTTCTGGGCCGAGGTGCAGGCGCTGGCCCGGCGATTCGCGCAGATCCCGCGCGCCGGCGAGCAGGTGTACGGCTTCGCCGCCGGCCTCTACCCCACCGACGCGCCCACCCTGCCCGACCCGGCCGACCCCGCTTCCGACCCGCAGACCTGA